A section of the Humulus lupulus chromosome 2, drHumLupu1.1, whole genome shotgun sequence genome encodes:
- the LOC133815685 gene encoding uncharacterized protein LOC133815685, with the protein MEAIAESYVVALEKALIDFHVSTEDYCIVNYHYLHSSTPIVGEGVHGRRVDLEGDSSSESDPNNEYQGDPEYEQSDDELVVEDNAEIHLKGLGKRVVEIDVEDVPLDSSDKEYTREDSSDDGDVSNEDELSKLHKPKRQSKKRKLSDLLEFDVDAEMERPLLKLGLVFSSGKLFKQAVREYAIQNGRDIWFKKNDSHRVQAQCRGVECPWVCFASKIDDSSTFVIKTYVGEHRCSRKPHNRFATSKWLSKKYLNEFKSNDKWSISSFMEKVSKDHVIEISKDKAYKARKLATKSIEGTYEEQYAALWDYAEEIKYTNKGSIVEFLTESGDNGRPRFKRMYICFSGLKEGFSAGCRPVIGLDGCHIKGPHPGQLLTAIGIDANNGMYPVAYAVVEIESKDSWSWFLNCLRDDLKIENSNHWTFITDKQKGLKQSLKDLWEEGVPEAEHRHCARHLEKNFIKVYKDKKLKELLWKAVREVSVRRFEGVMEEIKKIDESAFDWLMEAGPQHWSRSHFRTHPKCGILLNNLCETFNGTRAILAARDRPILSMLERIRMYLLQRLTKNRHAVLMWNSSIAPRIQDIIEKNKDIAGSHLPIKSSDFIYQITTMYGSLYYVDLKQMKCSCRKWELTGIPCSHAVAAIWQRREDPETYVSKWYTKEYYLKAYSQQIFPIRNQDECPITGNVGLIKPISKIQPGRPKRSRKLELDEMFPRTGSKMKRRYITIKCSAGCGVTGHNFRTCARNKEKNSDINPDVAQHTSTDSTIPFTNTNQI; encoded by the exons ATGGAAGCAATTGCAGAGAGTTACGTGGTGGCTTTGGAGAAGGCTTTGATCGACTTTCATGTTTCAACAGAGGACTATTGCATTGTTAATTACCATT ATCTTCACTCCTCTACGCCTATTGTGGGTGAGGGTGTTCATGGGAGGAGGGTAGACTTAGAAGGTGATAGTTCTAGTGAAAGTGATCCCAACAATGAATATCAAGGTGATCCTGAGTATGAACAAAGTGATGATGAATTGGTTGTTGAAGACAATGCAGAAATACATCTAAAAGGACTAGGGAAAAGGGTAGTAGAGATTGATGTAGAAGATGTGCCATTGGATAGCTCTGATAAAGAGTATACACGAGAGGATAGTTCTGATGATGGGGATGTTTCAAATGAAGATGAACTCAGCAAGTTACACAAACCTAAAAGGCAATCAAAAAAAAGAAAGCTATCTGATTTGCTTGAGTTTGATGTTGATGCTGAAATGGAGAGACCGCTACTAAAGCTTGGCTTAGTATTTTCTTCTGGAAAACTATTCAAACAAGCAGTCAGGGAATATGCTATACAGAATGGAAGAGACATATGGTTCAAAAAGAATGATTCTCATAGGGTTCAAGCACAATGTAGAGGTGTTGAATGTCCTTGGGTGTGTTTTGCCTCAAAGATTGATGATAGTTCAACATTTGTCATCAAAACTTATGTTGGTGAGCATAGATGCTCTAGGAAGCCCCATAATAGATTTGCTACTTCAAAATGGTTAAGTAAGAAGTACTTAAATGAATTCAAGAGCAATGATAAATGGAGTATTTCTTCATTTATGGAAAAAGTGAGCAAAGACCATGTCATTGAAATTTCCAAAGATAAGGCCTATAAAGCTCGAAAACTTGCAACAAAATCTATTGAAGGCACTTATGAAGAGCAGTATGCTGCTCTATGGGACTATGCTGAGGAGATTAAGTACACAAATAAGGGTTCCATAGTTGAGTTTTTAACTGAATCAGGAGACAATGGGAGGCCACGTTTTAAGCGAATGTACATTTGCTTTTCTGGTTTAAAAGAAGGATTCAGTGCTGGATGTAGGCCAGTAATTGGGTTAGATGGCTGTCATATTAAAGGACCGCATCCTGGACAACTATTGACTGCTATTGGGATCGATGCAAACAATGGCATGTATCCTGTTGCATATGCTGTGGTAGAGATTGAAAGTAAAGATTCTTGGAGTtggtttttaaattgtttgaggGATGACTTAAAAATTGAGAACTCCAACCATTGGACATTCATCACGGACAAGCAAAAAGGCTTGAAACAATCATTAAAAGATCTATGGGAGGAAGGTGTACCTGAGGCAGAGCATAGGCATTGTGCAAGGCATTTGGAGAAGAATTTTATCAAAGTTTACAAAGATAAAAAGCTCAAGGAGCTCTTATGGAAGGCTGTAAGAGAGGTTAGTGTTCGTAGGTTTGAAGGTGTGATGGAAGAGATTAAGAAAATTGACGAGTCTGCTTTTGATTGGTTAATGGAAGCAGGGCCCCAACATTGGAGCAGATCACACTTTAGGACTCATCCAAAGTGTGGCATTTTGTTGAATAACTTGTGTGAGACATTTAATGGGACAAGGGCAATATTGGCTGCAAGAGATAGACCAATATTATCCATGCTAGAAAGAATTAGAATGTATTTACTACAGAGGCTTACCAAGAATAGGCATGCAGTATTGATGTGGAACTCTAGCATTGCTCCAAGGATACAAGACATTATTGAGAAGAACAAGGATATAGCTGGAAGCCATCTCCCTATCAAGTCTTCGGATTTCATCTACCAAATTACCACTATGTATGGTAGCTTGTACTATGTTGACTTGAAGCAAATGAAATGTAGTTGTAGAAAATGGGAACTCACTGGCATTCCATGTAGTCATGCAGTGGCTGCAATCTGGCAAAGAAGGGAAGATCCAGAAACTTATGTAAGTAAATGGTACACGAAGGAGTATTATTTGAAAGCCTATTCACAACAGATATTCCCAATTAGGAATCAAGATGAGTGCCCAATAACTGGTAACGTTGGATTGATCAAGCCTATATCCAAGATTCAACCGGGTAGACCAAAGAGAAGtagaaaattagagcttgatgAAATGTTTCCTCGAACAGGAAGTAAAATGAAGAGGAGGTACATCACAATCAAATGTTCAGCAGGATGTGGTGTAACAGGTCATAATTTTAGAACGTGTGCTAGAAATAAAGAGAAAAATTCA GACATCAATCCTGATGTTGCTCAGCATACTTCTACTGATTCAACCATACCATTTACAAACACCAACCAG ATTTAG
- the LOC133815686 gene encoding uncharacterized protein LOC133815686 — MTGILIPPNCSLDNLVNLIKNEIKEKTTTIEVSYQVEKGTPPMKVATDNSVLFFLEIKKKVAAKITDLPLCVTIVQESSNENDILLLANQKATAEEMEVGTLLMQANQASINEQMLLEEGMSSTTNEGINVSYISHFAEEVVDFIIEDNTKRKKKLDEIQLVISDYRVNKIEQGQIYKDKNTVKSALSYYAMLHNFQFKTKRSEPREYLVTCADETCNWLVRASKYRNQDLFKVRKCNPNHTCSVEIVLEDHRQAKSIVVGELIKNKYKSIKRNYTPNDIMNDMNDDFGVTMGYTKAWRSREKALRLVKGNPDDSYQKLPIYLYMLKQANPGTITHLLTDKEDRFKYLYIAFSNSIKASTLDSNNNIFVLAFGIADSENDNSWLWFFSKLRETYGEPEGLAIVSDRHKSIDNAVHMVYPNAFHEACMFHLLNNLKGKFGSHGEELQMKFIAAAKAYTQTECENYMKGLDRIDRRIRPYLEKAKYETRARSYSPTKRYTMMTSNIAESLNAALKAVRNLPIDILVECLRSLVQKWVWNNSNNVNGTFTKVSTATENELRHDIVSKMKYEVLPFNTIEYQVHDQKGINFTVNIHNRTCTCNRFQEDEIPCGHAVAVIAKRNLSVYDYCAKFYRTETLKALYQENVHPLPHKDEWNLPQHLDIIVLPPNATIPAGRPRKKRIRSRGENKVIITCGKCAQPGHNRKTCRNPPFQKPNKQKKPKT, encoded by the exons ATGACTGGGATATTAATACCACCAAATTGTTCTCTTGACaacttggtgaatttgataaaaaaTGAGATAAAGGAAAAAACAACAACTATTGAAGTTTCTTATCAAGTAGAAAAAGGAACACCACCAATGAAGGTTGCAACAGACAATTCAGTGTTGTTCTTcctggaaataaagaaaaaagttgcTGCTAAAATAACAGACTTACCATTGTGTGTCACTATAGTTCAAGAATCAAGCAATGAAAATGACATTCTTCTACTGGCAAATCAGAAAGCTACAGCAGAAGAAATGGAGGTGGGGACATTATTAATGCAAGCAAATCAAGCTTCCATCAATGAACAAATGTTACTTGAAGAAGGAATGTCAAGCACAAcaaatgagggcataaatgtgtcaTACATATCTCATTTTGCTGAAGAAGTAGTTGATTTCATAATTGAGGacaatacaaaaagaaaaaagaagttggaTGAAATCCAACTTGTAATATCTGATTACAGAGTGAACAAAATAGAGCAAGGACAAATTTACAAGGATAAGAACACAGTCAAATCAGCCCTTAGCTACTATGCAATGCTGCATAACTTccagttcaaaacaaaaagatcagAACCTAGAGAGTACCTAGTTACTTGTGCAGATGAAACATGCAACTGGTTGGTGAGAGCATCTAAGTACAGAAATCAAGATTTATTCAAGGTACGGAAATGCAATCCAAATCACACTTGCTCTGTTGAAATTGTTTTGGAAGACCATAGGCAAGCAAAAAGCATCGTAGTTGGGGAattaataaagaataagtacaagtCAATCAAAAGAAATTACACTCCAAATGACATCATGAATGATATGAATGATGACTTTGGAGTAACTATGGGATACACAAAAGCATGGAGATCAAGAGAGAAAGCTTTGCGTCTAGTAAAAGGGAACCCCGATGATTCATATCAAAAGTTGCCAATATATCTTTACATGTTGAAGCAAGCAAATCCAGGAACAATAACACACCTACTCACAGACAAGGAAGATAGATTCAAATACCTATACATAGctttctctaactcaatcaagg CATCAACGTTAGATTCAAACAACAACATTTTCGTGTTGGCTTTTGGAATAGCAGACTCTGAAAATGATAACTCATGGCTTTGGTTCTTCTCCAAACTGCGAGAAACCTATGGAGAACCCGAAG GATTGGCTATAGTTTCTGACAGACATAAAAGCATAGACAATGCAGTACATATGGTGTACCCAAATGCTTTCCATGAAGCTTGCATGTTTCACTTACTCAATAATTTGAAAGGCAAGTTTGGGAGCCATGGAGAAGAACTACAAATGAAATTCATTGCAGCAGCAAAAGCATACACACAGACAGaatgtgaaaactacatgaaaggCCTTGATAGAATTGATAGACGCATTAGGCCCTATTTAGAAAAAGCCAAGTATGAAACTCGGGCAAGATCATACTCGCCAACAAAAAGATACACCATGATGACATCCAACATTGCAGAATCACTCAACGCTGCACTAAAAGCTGTAAGAAATCTCCCCATTGATATCTTGGTTGAATGCCTTAGAAGTTTGGTTCAAAAGTGGGTTTGGAACAACTCAAATAATGTAAATGGAACATTCACAAAAGTCTCTACAGCAACAGAAAATGAATTGAGACATGACATTGTTTCAAAAATGAAGTATGAG GTCTTGCCTTTCAACACAATAGAATACCAAGTTCATGATCAAAAGGGGATAAATTTCACAGTAAATATACATAATAGAACATGCACTTGCAATAGGTTCCAAGAAGATGAAATACCTTGTGGCCATGCAGTAGCTGTCATTGCAAAAAGAAACTTGAGTGTGTATGATTATTGTGCAAAATTCTACAGAACAGAAACGTTGAAAgcattgtatcaagaaaatgttcATCCTTTGCCCCATAAAGATGAATGGAATCTCCCACAACACTTGGACATAATAGTGCTGCCTCCAAATGCAACAATCCCTGCAGGAAGACCAAGAAAGAAACGAATAAGATCAAGAGGGGAAAATAAGGTAATAATCACCTGTGGGAAATGTGCACAACCAGGACATAACAGGAAGACTTGCAGGAATCCTCCATTTCAGAAGCCAAATAAACAGAAAAAGCCAAAGACATAG
- the LOC133819761 gene encoding 3-ketoacyl-CoA thiolase 2, peroxisomal, whose amino-acid sequence MERAINRQRVLLEHLQPSSSSSSRPESSPLSASECLAGDSAAYQRTHVFGDDVVIVAAYRTALCKSKRGGFKDTHADDLLAPVLKALIEKTNLNPSEVGDIVVGTVLAPGSQRASECRMAAFYAGFPETVPIRTVNRQCSSGLQAVADVAAAIRAGFYDIGIGAGLESMTLNPMAWEGSVNPKVKIFEQAQNCLLPMGITSENVASRFGVSRKEQDQAAVESHRRAAAATASGKFKDEIIPVATKIVDPKTGEEKPVTISVDDGIRPNASLADLGKLRPVFKKDGTTTAGNSSQVSDGAGAVLLMKRSVADKKGMPILGVFRTFAAVGVDPAIMGVGPAAAIPAAVKAAGLELDDIDLFEINEAFASQFVYCRNKLGLDPEKINVNGGAMAIGHPLGATGARCVATLLHEMKRRGKDCRFGVISMCIGTGMGAAAVFERADHGDELCNARAVGTNSLLSKDAR is encoded by the exons ATGGAGAGAGCCATCAACAGACAACGAGTTTTGCTCGAACATCTTCAACCTTCTTCGTCTTCTTCCTCTCGACCTGAATCTTCTCCTCTTtct GCATCGGAATGTTTGGCTGGGGACAGTGCTGCTTACCAGAGGACCCATGTGTTTGGGGATGATGTGGTTATTGTGGC AGCATACCGGACTGCACTTTGCAAATCCAAACGTGGCGGGTTTAAGGATACTCACGCGGATGATCTTCTCGCACCGGTTTTGAAG GCATTGATAGAGAAAACCAATTTGAACCCAAGTGAAGTTGGAGATATTGTTGTGGGTACAGTCTTGGCACCGGGTTCCCAAAGGGCAAGCGAATGTAGAATGGCTGCATTCTATGCTGGTTTCCCTG AAACTGTCCCGATCAGAACTGTGAACAGGCAATGTTCATCTGGACTTCAGGCAGTTGCTGATGTAGCTGCTGCTATAAGGGCGGGATTTTATGATATTG GCATTGGCGCTGGATTGGAATCAATGACACTGAATCCAATGGCGTGGGAAGGATCAGTGAACCCAAAA GTCAAAATCTTTGAACAAGCCCAGAACTGCCTTCTTCCTATGGGGATTACCTCAGAAAATGTTGCAAGTCGCTTTGGTGTGTCAAGGAAGGAACAAGATCAGGCTGCA GTTGAGTCTCATAGACGGGCTGCTGCAGCCACTGCTTCTGGTAAATTTAAGGATGAAATTATCCCTGTGGCTACCAAG ATTGTTGATCCCAAAACTGGTGAGGAGAAACCAGTTACGATATCTGTTGATGATGGTATTCGACCCAATGCATCATTGGCAGATTTGGGAAAGCTGAGGCCTGTATTTAAGAAAGATGGGACCACAACAGCAG GCAATTCTAGCCAGGTCAGTGATGGAGCTGGAGCTGTTCTCTTGATGAAGAGAAGTGTCGCAGATAAAAAGGGAATGCCGATTCTTGGTGTATTCAG GACTTTTGCTGCTGTAGGCGTGGATCCTGCTATCATGGGTGTTGGCCCTGCTGCTGCAATCCCTGCTGCAGTCAAGGCTGCTGGTCTCGAACTGGATGATATTGATCTCTTTGAGATAAATGAG GCATTTGCTTCCCAATTTGTATATTGCCGTAATAAGCTGGGTCTTGACCCCGAAAAAATCAATGTTAATGGAGGTGCAATGGCCATTGGACATCCTTTGGGTGCAACAG GTGCTCGTTGTGTAGCAACTTTACTCCACGAGATGAAGCGTCGCGGCAAAGACTGTCGCTTTGGAGTTATCTCGATGTGCATAG GCACGGGAATGGGGGCAGCAGCTGTGTTCGAAAGGGCTGATCATGGTGACGAGCTATGCAACGCCAGGGCCGTTGGAACCAACAGTCTGTTGTCCAAGGATGCTCGGTAG